In Haliaeetus albicilla chromosome 18, bHalAlb1.1, whole genome shotgun sequence, one genomic interval encodes:
- the NABP2 gene encoding SOSS complex subunit B1, with translation MSTETLVKDVKPGLKNLNLIFIVLETGRVTKTKDGHEVRTCKVADKTGSINISVWDDVGNLIQPGDIIRLTKGYASVFKGCLTLYTGRGGDLQKIGEFCMVYSEVPNFSEPNPEYVAQQSQSKGAQNESASPAASQTSQGPPAAPPAPDSQNGNGLSPGGPVHPPSTPTHPPSGRITRSQPGHPSPTASPVSNGKETRRSSKR, from the exons ATGAGCACCGAGACGCTGGTGAAGGACGTCAAACCGGGGCTGAAGAACCTCAACCTCATCTTCATCGTGTTGGAGACCG gccggGTGACGAAGACGAAGGACGGGCACGAGGTGCGGACCTGCAAGGTGGCCGACAAGACGGGCAGCATCAACATCTCGGTGTGGGACGATGTGGGGAACCTCATCCAGCCCGGGGACATCATCCGCCTCACCAAGGG GTATGCCTCCGTCTTCAAGGGCTGCCTGACCCTCTACACCGGGCGTGGGGGGGACCTGCAGAAGATCGGCGA GTTCTGCATGGTGTACTCCGAGGTGCCTAACTTCAGCGAACCCAACCCCGAGTACGTGGCGCAGCAGTCGCAGAGCAAAGGg GCCCAGAACGAGAGCGCCAGTCCGGCTGCTTCGCAGACCAGCCAGGGCCCCCCCGCGGCACCCCCAG CCCCCGACAGCCAGAACGGGAACGGGCTGAGCCCGGGGGGCCCGGtgcacccccccagcacccccacgCACCCCCCCAGCGGCCGCATCACCCGCAGCCAGCCCGGTCACCCCAGCCCCACCGCCAGCCCCGTCAGCAACGGCAAGGAGACGCGGAGGAGCAGCAAGAGATAA